One genomic segment of Hypomesus transpacificus isolate Combined female chromosome 5, fHypTra1, whole genome shotgun sequence includes these proteins:
- the LOC124468315 gene encoding zinc finger MYM-type protein 3-like isoform X1, with amino-acid sequence MDPSRLTGSLNSFQMANDEDLCLDLLSTDAVVGDPLSMESGINLLSAQVAMVPLPVEPGTGLLSTHAGVNSLSTDAEMDQLSSHADLDPLSTEAGMGLLSLQAGVSILTAHADMDLLSSHSNMEPLTDLGAPASVGGLPETNSAGTGDYCMEREARGGPVLTQSERERLKTQDSLSILGDPDSLELSKAQVEEFYSHKHPEPSGPSTSFSEDKCQWFSEAMSDKVDPDRDRLQGSQEARVGAVRGKETGEALKQSDSVSQTSTLNTPCGTSQFENGTGKEHAFSELEMEVDGVRRVSSPDEPIVITDVRALPVSELYGQEDVNMASGGELPGEGSLSSQTFTTEPHTANEGHAGANDTTVIEDSPTLHKRPGVASQDSSNDAVQLVEDDAPGDVVEVSKDVTSDRPTGLRRSSRTVKPVLPSAPPAPARPLASQPPGSARMLPHKPPTEQSELSSFTCANCSESLKSGQTAYQRRGLPQLFCSSVCLSSFGRKPPRKNPCAHCRSDMTNNKNSTIAQIGQSFHEFCSGACLAQYEARAQETPPHDPAPLSRRCSVCSRAREIIHEVSTGNVVHHLCSNACFNTFRASKGLKTNCCDACGTYINMSACRPEYLLHDGVQRRFCNSSCVKLYKMKNTKVLSCQWCKTLGQKFEMLSNVDAGGNIQHFCSTCCITSYKVKTSVNAVPQYPCVFCKRSLREPAYFCKENKTVYAFCSPGCWIKFQSHNPDGVIHLNCQSCHDMFTWKPEVLEWQNSMYQFCSKDCSRAYKGLHGVITSCAQCKQEKVLHKKMMFSGVEKAFCSNACGVLYKQDVTRRLGAMSVDCSYCSQTCVPTVTDEQGDKKWAFCALDCKRKYLRLHLNMSFCHLCQRQGKLHENLLWKGDLKHFCNHQCLLYFCSQHNQPNPQGLSQGPKSPPAATRKSESQAPAKLRSTSRPESAAVSSLAPSPTSQKNKSSMCKPMVETIAITCKPETKTQSCQTDDYLLAPPLVLPIPVPVYVPLPLQMYCQSTPITLAWPLPLPVPVFLPSTLDQIMETIKELKLSLPYQPPGADVTAEGEAEAQGEAKGEADITSEAEDEADITSEAEDKAEGKAEGKAEGKAEGKAEGKAEGKADITSEAEDEAEDEADITSEAEDEAEGKADITSEAEGKADITSEAEDEAEDKADITSEAEDEGEDEAQGEAEGEAGPCLNPSGGSRDAEQEEEPVPAPQALLTSDLDVEDMVSEPGSADPLLTGPQGGHAGSDGGAVELPSGTPEESPTVVALKGSKRQAMSGVVVRDPLDSQAPGPGLDSSCGVQAWRAWVETQRSGGGHRKENPVDLQEDLLSCSPSELNQGLSQFVQDVVSPRGPCFQPPSVFYLCLGIQQFLLENSRMVNIFTDQVYSSFARQLDGVLSGWVPLLNTDGDPVSRVVEEHLWECKQLGVYSPFVLLNTLMFFNTKFFHLRTVEQHLQLSFDNVVRRTKKGPTAKLASVCYRPRTRYKKHTSREYTLGKRKREDEEELEQEENRMNPLRCPVKFFEFYLSKCPNGVLSSSTSIYLLPERTCTIDSDLWYSETPMSRGMLGVLLNRILAVRDISGEPSGQHNTD; translated from the exons ATGGATCCCTCGAGGCTGACAGGATCGCTGAACTCTTTTCAGATGGCAAATGACGAGGATTTATGCCTAGACCTGCTATCTACGGACGCAGTTGTTGGGGACCCTCTGTCTATGGAATCCGGGATTAATTTGCTGTCTGCACAGGTCGCTATGGTGCCTCTGCCTGTAGAACCTGGTACGGGCCTTCTCTCTACACACGCCGGGGTGAACTCCTTGTCTACCGACGCTGAGATGGACCAACTGTCCTCGCACGCGGACTTGGACCCTCTTTCTACTGAAGCGGGAATGGGCCTTTTATCGTTACAGGCAGGTGTTAGCATTCTGACCGCTCACGCCGATATGGACCTCCTGAGTTCGCATTCTAATATGGAACCTCTAACGGATCTGGGTGCACCCGCTAGTGTCGGTGGTCTGCCGGAGACTAACTCGGCGGGAACCGGGGACTATTGTATGGAGCGTGAGGCCCGTGGTGGGCCGGTCCTGACCCAgtcggagagggagaggctgaaaACGCAGGATAGCTTGAGCATCTTGGGAGATCCAGACTCCCTGGAGCTTTCCAAGGCGCAGGTGGAGGAGTTCTACAGCCACAAGCATCCAGAGCCTTCAGGTCCATCCACCAGCTTCAGTGAGGATAAGTGCCAGTGGTTTTCTGAGGCTATGTCAGACAAGGTAGACCCTGATAGAGATAGACTACAGGGGTCTCAGGAAGCCAGAGTCGGTGCTGTCCGTGGGAAAGAGACCGGCGAGGCGCTGAAGCAGAGCGATTCTGTTTCCCAAACTTCAACTTTAAACACGCCATGTGGAACGTCCCAGTTTGAAAacggcacagggaaggaacacGCTTTTTCAGAACTTGAAATGGAGGTGGACGGGGTCAGAAGAGTGTCCAGCCCAGACGAGCCCATCGTAATCACGGATGTGAGAGCCCTGCCGGTGAGCGAGCTGTACGGCCAGGAAGACGTGAACATGGCGAGCGGTGGGGAGCTACCAGGTGAGGGCAGCCTGTCCTCACAAACCTTCACCACCGAACCACACACAGCCAACG AGGGCCATGCTGGTGCTAATGACACAACAGTCATTGAAGATTCTCCAACCCTGCATAAGAGGCCTGGAGTGGCAAGCCAGGACTCGTCTAACGATG CAGTGCAGCTGGTGGAAGACGATGCTCCAGGGGACGTAGTGGAAGTCTCGAAGGACGTGACCTCCGACCGGCCCACTGGCCTCCGTCGTTCCTCCAGGACGGTGAAGCCCGTCCTGCCCagcgcccccccagcccccgcccGCCCCCTCGCCAGCCAGCCCCCCGGCTCCGCCCGAATGCTGCCACACAAGCCTCCGACAGAGCAGTCTGAGCTGTCTTCCTTCACCTGTGCCAACTGCTCCGAGTCTCTGAAGAGCGGCCAGACAGCCTACCAGCGGCGGGGTCTGCCCCAGCTCTTCTGCAGCTCTGTGTGCCTGTCCTCCTTTGGCAGGAAACCCCCTCGGAAAAACCCCTGTGCTCACTGTCGAAG CGATATGACGAATAACAAGAACTCCACGATAGCGCAGATCGGCCAGTCCTTCCATGAGTTCTGCAGTGGCGCGTGCCTGGCCCAGTACGAGGCGCGGGCGCAGGAGACGCCCCCCCACGACCCTGCGCCCCTCTCCAGGAGGTGCAGCGTGTGTAGCCGGGCCCGGGAG ATCATCCACGAGGTTAGCACCGGGAACGTGGTGCATCATCTGTGCAGCAACGCCTGTTTCAACACCTTCCGGGCGTCCAAGGGGCTGAAGACCAACTGCTGCGATGCCTGTGGCACCTACATCAACATGTCGGCCTGCAGACCAGAGTACCTGCTCCACGACGGCGTACAGAGGAGGTTCTGCAACTCCTCCTGTGTCAAGCTCTACAAGATG AAGAACACCAAGGTGTTGTCGTGCCAGTGGTGTAAGACTCTTGGTCAGAAGTTTGAAATGCTGTCGAACGTGGACGCCGGTGGGAATATCCAACACTTCTGTTCCACCTGCTGTATCACGTCATACAAAGTGAAAACGTCTGTCAACGCAG TTCCTCAGTATCCTTGCGTCTTCTGCAAAAGATCTCTCCGTGAACCTGCGTACTTCTGCAAGGAAAACAAGACAGTATACGCATTCTGCAGCCCGGGGTGTTGGATCAAATTTCAG AGCCACAATCCAGATGGTGTCATCCATTTAAACTGCCAATCCTGCCACGACATGTTCACATGGAAACCAGAAGTCTTAGAATGGCAG AACTCCATGTATCAGTTCTGCAGCAAAGACTGCAGTAGGGCCTACAAGGGCCTGCACGGGGTGATCACGTCATGTGCGCAGTGCAAGCAGGAGAAAGTCCTACACAAGAAGATGATGTTTTCAGGGGTGGAGAAGGCTTTCTGCAGTAACG CCTGCGGCGTGCTGTACAAACAGGACGTCACCAGACGTCTGGGAGCTATGTCTGTGGACTGCTCCTACTGCTCCCAGACCTGTGTCCCCACGGTCACAGACGAACAAGGGGACAAGAAGTGGGCCTTCTGTGCCCTGGACTGCAAGAGGAAATACCTCCGCCTACACCTGAAC ATGTCGTTCTGCCACTTGTGTCAACGCCAAGGGAAACTCCATGAGAATCTGCTGTGGAAGGGCGACCTTAAACACTTCTGCAACCACCAGTGCCTGCTCTACTTCTGCAGCCAGCACAACCAGCCCAACCCTCAAG GACTTTCCCAAGGGCCCAAGTCCCCCCCTGCTGCTACCAGGAAAAGTGAA TCGCAGGCTCCTGCAAAGCTGAGGTCTACGTCCAGGCCTGAATCTGCAGCTGTTTCTTCCCTCGCTCCTTCCCCCACGTCCCAGAAGAACAAGTCGTCCATGTGCAAGCCCATGGTGGAAACCATCGCCATCACCTGTAAACCTGAGACCAAGACCCAGAGCTGCCAGACAG ATGACTACCTGCTGGCTCCGCCCCTAGTGTTGCCCATCCCAGTGCCTGTGTATGTTCCCCTGCCTCTGCAGATGTACTGTCAGTCCACTCCCATCACCCTGGCCTGGCCCCTGCCC ctcccggtGCCTGTGTTCCTACCCAGCACGCTGGACCAGATCATGGAGACCATCAAGGAACTCAAGCTCAGCCTGCCCTACCAGCCGCCTGGGGCTGACGTCACCGCTGAGGGCGAGGCTGAGGCTCAGGGAGAGGCTAAGGGCGAGGCTGACATCACCAGCGAGGCTGAGGATGAGGCTGATATCACCAGCGAGGCTGAAGACAAGGCTGAAGGCAAGGCTGAAGGCAAGGCTGAAGGCAAGGCTGAAGGCAAGGCTGAAGGCAAGGCTGAAGGCAAGGCTGACATCACCAGTGAGGCTGAGGACGAGGCTGAGGACGAGGCTGATATAACCAGCGAGGCTGAGGACGAGGCTGAAGGCAAGGCTGACATCACCAGCGAGGCTGAAGGCAAGGCTGACATCACCAGTGAGGCTGAGGACGAGGCTGAGGACAAGGCTGACATCACCAGCGAGGCTGAGgacgagggagaggatgaggctcagggagaggctgagggTGAGGCCGGGCCCTGTCTCAACCCCAGTG GTGGGAGCCGTGATgcggagcaggaagaggagcctGTGCCGGCCCCCCAGGccctcctgacctctgacctggacGTGGAGGACATGGTGTCTGAGCCAGGCTCTGCTGACCCGCTCCTCACAG GCCCTCAGGGGGGGCATGCTGGCTCTGACGGTGGAGCAGTAGAGCTTCCATCAGGCACACCAGAGGAGAGCCCTACTGTCGTGGCCCTCAAG GGTTCGAAGAGGCAGGCGATGTCGGGCGTGGTTGTCCGGGACCCCCTGGACAGCCAGGCTCCAGGCCCTGGGCTGGACAGCTCCTGTGGGGTCCAGGCCTGGAGGGCCTGGGTGGAGACCCAGCGCTCTGGAGGTGGGCACAGAAAAG AGAACCCTGTAGATCTGCAGGAGGATCTTTTGTCCTGCTCTCCGTCGGAGCTCAACCAAGGCCTGTCCCAGTTTGTCCAGGACGTGGTGAGCCCCAGAGGACCCTGCTTCCAGCCTCCCAGCGTCTTCTATCTGTGTCTGGGCATCCAGCAG TTCCTCCTTGAAAACAGCCGCATGGTCAACATCTTCACGGACCAGGTGTACAGCAGCTTTGCCAGGCAGCTGGATGGAGTCCTCAGTGGCTGGGTTCCTCTGCTCAACACAGACG gTGATCCTGTGTCTCGTGTTGTGGAGGAGCACCTGTGGGAGTGTAAGCAGCTGGGAGTGTACTCTCCCTTTGTGCTGCTCAACACGCTCATGTTCTTCAACACCAAGTTCTTCCACCTGCGCACCGTGGAGCAGCACCTGCAGCTGTCCTTCGACAACGTCGTCCGCCGGACCAAGAAGGGCCCCACCGCCAAGCTGGCCAGCGTGTGTTACCGCCCCCGCACACGCTACAAGAAACACACCAgcagag AGTACACCCTGGGTAAAAGGAAACGAGAAGACGAGGAGGaactggagcaggaggagaaccGCATGAACCCCCTCAGATGCCCCGTCAAGTTCTTTGAATTCTACCTCTCCAAATG CCCCAACGGCGTGCTCAGCAGTTCCACCTCCATCTACCTGCTTCCGGAGAGAACCTGCACCATCGACAGCGACCTGTGGTACTCCGAGACGCCCATGTCCAGGGGAATGCTCGGAGTCCTGCTCAACCGCATCCTGGCTGTGAGGGACATTTCTGGGGAGCCCTCGGGACAGCACAACACGGACTGA
- the LOC124468315 gene encoding zinc finger MYM-type protein 3-like isoform X2: MDPSRLTGSLNSFQMANDEDLCLDLLSTDAVVGDPLSMESGINLLSAQVAMVPLPVEPGTGLLSTHAGVNSLSTDAEMDQLSSHADLDPLSTEAGMGLLSLQAGVSILTAHADMDLLSSHSNMEPLTDLGAPASVGGLPETNSAGTGDYCMEREARGGPVLTQSERERLKTQDSLSILGDPDSLELSKAQVEEFYSHKHPEPSGPSTSFSEDKCQWFSEAMSDKVDPDRDRLQGSQEARVGAVRGKETGEALKQSDSVSQTSTLNTPCGTSQFENGTGKEHAFSELEMEVDGVRRVSSPDEPIVITDVRALPVSELYGQEDVNMASGGELPGEGSLSSQTFTTEPHTANEGHAGANDTTVIEDSPTLHKRPGVASQDSSNDAVQLVEDDAPGDVVEVSKDVTSDRPTGLRRSSRTVKPVLPSAPPAPARPLASQPPGSARMLPHKPPTEQSELSSFTCANCSESLKSGQTAYQRRGLPQLFCSSVCLSSFGRKPPRKNPCAHCRSDMTNNKNSTIAQIGQSFHEFCSGACLAQYEARAQETPPHDPAPLSRRCSVCSRAREIIHEVSTGNVVHHLCSNACFNTFRASKGLKTNCCDACGTYINMSACRPEYLLHDGVQRRFCNSSCVKLYKMKNTKVLSCQWCKTLGQKFEMLSNVDAGGNIQHFCSTCCITSYKVKTSVNAVPQYPCVFCKRSLREPAYFCKENKTVYAFCSPGCWIKFQSHNPDGVIHLNCQSCHDMFTWKPEVLEWQNSMYQFCSKDCSRAYKGLHGVITSCAQCKQEKVLHKKMMFSGVEKAFCSNACGVLYKQDVTRRLGAMSVDCSYCSQTCVPTVTDEQGDKKWAFCALDCKRKYLRLHLNMSFCHLCQRQGKLHENLLWKGDLKHFCNHQCLLYFCSQHNQPNPQGLSQGPKSPPAATRKSESQAPAKLRSTSRPESAAVSSLAPSPTSQKNKSSMCKPMVETIAITCKPETKTQSCQTDDYLLAPPLVLPIPVPVYVPLPLQMYCQSTPITLAWPLPLPVPVFLPSTLDQIMETIKELKLSLPYQPPGADVTAEGEAEAQGEAKGEADITSEAEDEADITSEAEDKAEGKAEGKAEGKAEGKAEGKAEGKADITSEAEDEAEDEADITSEAEDEAEGKADITSEAEGKADITSEAEDEAEDKADITSEAEDEGEDEAQGEAEGEAGPCLNPSGGSRDAEQEEEPVPAPQALLTSDLDVEDMVSEPGSADPLLTGPQGGHAGSDGGAVELPSGTPEESPTVVALKGSKRQAMSGVVVRDPLDSQAPGPGLDSSCGVQAWRAWVETQRSGENPVDLQEDLLSCSPSELNQGLSQFVQDVVSPRGPCFQPPSVFYLCLGIQQFLLENSRMVNIFTDQVYSSFARQLDGVLSGWVPLLNTDGDPVSRVVEEHLWECKQLGVYSPFVLLNTLMFFNTKFFHLRTVEQHLQLSFDNVVRRTKKGPTAKLASVCYRPRTRYKKHTSREYTLGKRKREDEEELEQEENRMNPLRCPVKFFEFYLSKCPNGVLSSSTSIYLLPERTCTIDSDLWYSETPMSRGMLGVLLNRILAVRDISGEPSGQHNTD; encoded by the exons ATGGATCCCTCGAGGCTGACAGGATCGCTGAACTCTTTTCAGATGGCAAATGACGAGGATTTATGCCTAGACCTGCTATCTACGGACGCAGTTGTTGGGGACCCTCTGTCTATGGAATCCGGGATTAATTTGCTGTCTGCACAGGTCGCTATGGTGCCTCTGCCTGTAGAACCTGGTACGGGCCTTCTCTCTACACACGCCGGGGTGAACTCCTTGTCTACCGACGCTGAGATGGACCAACTGTCCTCGCACGCGGACTTGGACCCTCTTTCTACTGAAGCGGGAATGGGCCTTTTATCGTTACAGGCAGGTGTTAGCATTCTGACCGCTCACGCCGATATGGACCTCCTGAGTTCGCATTCTAATATGGAACCTCTAACGGATCTGGGTGCACCCGCTAGTGTCGGTGGTCTGCCGGAGACTAACTCGGCGGGAACCGGGGACTATTGTATGGAGCGTGAGGCCCGTGGTGGGCCGGTCCTGACCCAgtcggagagggagaggctgaaaACGCAGGATAGCTTGAGCATCTTGGGAGATCCAGACTCCCTGGAGCTTTCCAAGGCGCAGGTGGAGGAGTTCTACAGCCACAAGCATCCAGAGCCTTCAGGTCCATCCACCAGCTTCAGTGAGGATAAGTGCCAGTGGTTTTCTGAGGCTATGTCAGACAAGGTAGACCCTGATAGAGATAGACTACAGGGGTCTCAGGAAGCCAGAGTCGGTGCTGTCCGTGGGAAAGAGACCGGCGAGGCGCTGAAGCAGAGCGATTCTGTTTCCCAAACTTCAACTTTAAACACGCCATGTGGAACGTCCCAGTTTGAAAacggcacagggaaggaacacGCTTTTTCAGAACTTGAAATGGAGGTGGACGGGGTCAGAAGAGTGTCCAGCCCAGACGAGCCCATCGTAATCACGGATGTGAGAGCCCTGCCGGTGAGCGAGCTGTACGGCCAGGAAGACGTGAACATGGCGAGCGGTGGGGAGCTACCAGGTGAGGGCAGCCTGTCCTCACAAACCTTCACCACCGAACCACACACAGCCAACG AGGGCCATGCTGGTGCTAATGACACAACAGTCATTGAAGATTCTCCAACCCTGCATAAGAGGCCTGGAGTGGCAAGCCAGGACTCGTCTAACGATG CAGTGCAGCTGGTGGAAGACGATGCTCCAGGGGACGTAGTGGAAGTCTCGAAGGACGTGACCTCCGACCGGCCCACTGGCCTCCGTCGTTCCTCCAGGACGGTGAAGCCCGTCCTGCCCagcgcccccccagcccccgcccGCCCCCTCGCCAGCCAGCCCCCCGGCTCCGCCCGAATGCTGCCACACAAGCCTCCGACAGAGCAGTCTGAGCTGTCTTCCTTCACCTGTGCCAACTGCTCCGAGTCTCTGAAGAGCGGCCAGACAGCCTACCAGCGGCGGGGTCTGCCCCAGCTCTTCTGCAGCTCTGTGTGCCTGTCCTCCTTTGGCAGGAAACCCCCTCGGAAAAACCCCTGTGCTCACTGTCGAAG CGATATGACGAATAACAAGAACTCCACGATAGCGCAGATCGGCCAGTCCTTCCATGAGTTCTGCAGTGGCGCGTGCCTGGCCCAGTACGAGGCGCGGGCGCAGGAGACGCCCCCCCACGACCCTGCGCCCCTCTCCAGGAGGTGCAGCGTGTGTAGCCGGGCCCGGGAG ATCATCCACGAGGTTAGCACCGGGAACGTGGTGCATCATCTGTGCAGCAACGCCTGTTTCAACACCTTCCGGGCGTCCAAGGGGCTGAAGACCAACTGCTGCGATGCCTGTGGCACCTACATCAACATGTCGGCCTGCAGACCAGAGTACCTGCTCCACGACGGCGTACAGAGGAGGTTCTGCAACTCCTCCTGTGTCAAGCTCTACAAGATG AAGAACACCAAGGTGTTGTCGTGCCAGTGGTGTAAGACTCTTGGTCAGAAGTTTGAAATGCTGTCGAACGTGGACGCCGGTGGGAATATCCAACACTTCTGTTCCACCTGCTGTATCACGTCATACAAAGTGAAAACGTCTGTCAACGCAG TTCCTCAGTATCCTTGCGTCTTCTGCAAAAGATCTCTCCGTGAACCTGCGTACTTCTGCAAGGAAAACAAGACAGTATACGCATTCTGCAGCCCGGGGTGTTGGATCAAATTTCAG AGCCACAATCCAGATGGTGTCATCCATTTAAACTGCCAATCCTGCCACGACATGTTCACATGGAAACCAGAAGTCTTAGAATGGCAG AACTCCATGTATCAGTTCTGCAGCAAAGACTGCAGTAGGGCCTACAAGGGCCTGCACGGGGTGATCACGTCATGTGCGCAGTGCAAGCAGGAGAAAGTCCTACACAAGAAGATGATGTTTTCAGGGGTGGAGAAGGCTTTCTGCAGTAACG CCTGCGGCGTGCTGTACAAACAGGACGTCACCAGACGTCTGGGAGCTATGTCTGTGGACTGCTCCTACTGCTCCCAGACCTGTGTCCCCACGGTCACAGACGAACAAGGGGACAAGAAGTGGGCCTTCTGTGCCCTGGACTGCAAGAGGAAATACCTCCGCCTACACCTGAAC ATGTCGTTCTGCCACTTGTGTCAACGCCAAGGGAAACTCCATGAGAATCTGCTGTGGAAGGGCGACCTTAAACACTTCTGCAACCACCAGTGCCTGCTCTACTTCTGCAGCCAGCACAACCAGCCCAACCCTCAAG GACTTTCCCAAGGGCCCAAGTCCCCCCCTGCTGCTACCAGGAAAAGTGAA TCGCAGGCTCCTGCAAAGCTGAGGTCTACGTCCAGGCCTGAATCTGCAGCTGTTTCTTCCCTCGCTCCTTCCCCCACGTCCCAGAAGAACAAGTCGTCCATGTGCAAGCCCATGGTGGAAACCATCGCCATCACCTGTAAACCTGAGACCAAGACCCAGAGCTGCCAGACAG ATGACTACCTGCTGGCTCCGCCCCTAGTGTTGCCCATCCCAGTGCCTGTGTATGTTCCCCTGCCTCTGCAGATGTACTGTCAGTCCACTCCCATCACCCTGGCCTGGCCCCTGCCC ctcccggtGCCTGTGTTCCTACCCAGCACGCTGGACCAGATCATGGAGACCATCAAGGAACTCAAGCTCAGCCTGCCCTACCAGCCGCCTGGGGCTGACGTCACCGCTGAGGGCGAGGCTGAGGCTCAGGGAGAGGCTAAGGGCGAGGCTGACATCACCAGCGAGGCTGAGGATGAGGCTGATATCACCAGCGAGGCTGAAGACAAGGCTGAAGGCAAGGCTGAAGGCAAGGCTGAAGGCAAGGCTGAAGGCAAGGCTGAAGGCAAGGCTGAAGGCAAGGCTGACATCACCAGTGAGGCTGAGGACGAGGCTGAGGACGAGGCTGATATAACCAGCGAGGCTGAGGACGAGGCTGAAGGCAAGGCTGACATCACCAGCGAGGCTGAAGGCAAGGCTGACATCACCAGTGAGGCTGAGGACGAGGCTGAGGACAAGGCTGACATCACCAGCGAGGCTGAGgacgagggagaggatgaggctcagggagaggctgagggTGAGGCCGGGCCCTGTCTCAACCCCAGTG GTGGGAGCCGTGATgcggagcaggaagaggagcctGTGCCGGCCCCCCAGGccctcctgacctctgacctggacGTGGAGGACATGGTGTCTGAGCCAGGCTCTGCTGACCCGCTCCTCACAG GCCCTCAGGGGGGGCATGCTGGCTCTGACGGTGGAGCAGTAGAGCTTCCATCAGGCACACCAGAGGAGAGCCCTACTGTCGTGGCCCTCAAG GGTTCGAAGAGGCAGGCGATGTCGGGCGTGGTTGTCCGGGACCCCCTGGACAGCCAGGCTCCAGGCCCTGGGCTGGACAGCTCCTGTGGGGTCCAGGCCTGGAGGGCCTGGGTGGAGACCCAGCGCTCTGGAG AGAACCCTGTAGATCTGCAGGAGGATCTTTTGTCCTGCTCTCCGTCGGAGCTCAACCAAGGCCTGTCCCAGTTTGTCCAGGACGTGGTGAGCCCCAGAGGACCCTGCTTCCAGCCTCCCAGCGTCTTCTATCTGTGTCTGGGCATCCAGCAG TTCCTCCTTGAAAACAGCCGCATGGTCAACATCTTCACGGACCAGGTGTACAGCAGCTTTGCCAGGCAGCTGGATGGAGTCCTCAGTGGCTGGGTTCCTCTGCTCAACACAGACG gTGATCCTGTGTCTCGTGTTGTGGAGGAGCACCTGTGGGAGTGTAAGCAGCTGGGAGTGTACTCTCCCTTTGTGCTGCTCAACACGCTCATGTTCTTCAACACCAAGTTCTTCCACCTGCGCACCGTGGAGCAGCACCTGCAGCTGTCCTTCGACAACGTCGTCCGCCGGACCAAGAAGGGCCCCACCGCCAAGCTGGCCAGCGTGTGTTACCGCCCCCGCACACGCTACAAGAAACACACCAgcagag AGTACACCCTGGGTAAAAGGAAACGAGAAGACGAGGAGGaactggagcaggaggagaaccGCATGAACCCCCTCAGATGCCCCGTCAAGTTCTTTGAATTCTACCTCTCCAAATG CCCCAACGGCGTGCTCAGCAGTTCCACCTCCATCTACCTGCTTCCGGAGAGAACCTGCACCATCGACAGCGACCTGTGGTACTCCGAGACGCCCATGTCCAGGGGAATGCTCGGAGTCCTGCTCAACCGCATCCTGGCTGTGAGGGACATTTCTGGGGAGCCCTCGGGACAGCACAACACGGACTGA